A genomic stretch from Arvicanthis niloticus isolate mArvNil1 chromosome 12, mArvNil1.pat.X, whole genome shotgun sequence includes:
- the Ripply3 gene encoding protein ripply3 — MRPEAAGAPEVRGRLCHCPGDDPGRPPLPRGPESSNPAPWRPWMSPPGDAELTRTERPCEPWGDRQTLGSKGAFGFQHPVRLYLPISKRQEYLQSSGEKVLASFPVQATIHFYNDDDSESGSEEQEEEARPSSLQCLETDVIRDSTQEGRAG; from the exons ATGAGACCCGAGGCGGCCGGAGCCCCGGAGGTGCGGGGACGCCTCTGCCACTGTCCGGGGGATGATCCCGGGAGGCCACCGCTGCCACGCGGGCCCGAGAG TTCCAACCCAGCTCCGTGGAGACCGTGGATGTCGCCTCCCGGAGATGCAGAGCTGACCAGAACTGAACGTCCG TGTGAGCCTTGGGGGGACCGACAAACCTTGGGATCAAAGGGAGCCTTTGGATTCCAGCATCCGGTCAG ACTTTACTTACCCATTTCAAAGCGTCAAGAATACCTGCAAAGTTCTGGGGAAAAGGTGCTGGCCAGCTTCCCGGTGCAAGCCACCATTCATTTCTACAACGACGACGACTCTGAGTCTGGCTctgaggagcaagaagaggaggcCCGGCCCAGCTCCCTTCAGTGCCTGGAGACAGACGTCATCAGGGATTCCACTCAGGAGGGAAGGGCTGGGTAA